A section of the Clostridium omnivorum genome encodes:
- a CDS encoding N-acetylmannosamine-6-phosphate 2-epimerase — MHNSEDVLKAIRGGLIVSCQALENEPLHSSQIMMRMAKAALEGGAIGIRANSPEDCCEIKQHVDLPIIAIYKRVYGTSNVYITPTIEEVKKLLPAKPEIIAVDATKRERPDGKTLEEFLEEIRKIYNGLVMADISTFEEAVEAERLGFDIVSTTLSGYTDYTLDRPRPDIELIKRLKDTLNVPIIAEGNVETPPLAAEALKAGAWAVVVGGAITRPQLITKKFVDAVKKVVL; from the coding sequence GTGCATAATTCAGAGGATGTACTAAAAGCTATTAGAGGTGGACTTATTGTATCATGCCAAGCTCTTGAGAATGAACCTTTACATAGTTCTCAAATAATGATGAGAATGGCTAAGGCAGCTTTAGAGGGCGGTGCAATAGGCATAAGGGCTAATTCACCGGAGGACTGCTGTGAAATTAAGCAGCATGTTGATTTGCCAATAATAGCAATTTATAAAAGGGTTTATGGAACAAGTAATGTTTATATAACACCAACAATTGAAGAGGTGAAGAAACTACTTCCTGCAAAGCCTGAGATAATTGCTGTTGATGCCACTAAACGAGAAAGACCAGATGGTAAAACTCTTGAAGAATTTTTAGAGGAGATAAGGAAAATATATAATGGTCTTGTTATGGCAGATATATCTACTTTTGAAGAGGCTGTAGAAGCAGAAAGGCTTGGATTTGATATTGTTTCAACTACTTTAAGCGGATATACTGATTATACCTTAGATAGACCAAGACCAGATATTGAATTAATAAAGAGATTAAAAGATACTTTAAATGTACCAATAATAGCAGAAGGAAATGTGGAAACTCCGCCTTTAGCTGCTGAAGCACTTAAAGCTGGTGCATGGGCAGTAGTTGTTGGAGGGGCAATAACAAGACCACAATTAATAACAAAGAAATTTGTTGATGCTGTTAAAAAAGTAGTATTATAA
- the nagA gene encoding N-acetylglucosamine-6-phosphate deacetylase, whose protein sequence is MLIKNCRIVYEDKCEKGAVSLNSSKIEAVNPEDYIDDEVIDAEGLYLAPGFIDIHIHGAGGYDTMDGNYEALNNISKTIVNSGTTSYLPTTMTCDMEDIKKAISAIAEAVNRGTEGANVLGAHLEGPFISLFAIGAQNPKFIKWPSIETFVEIVQDKISYIKAVTLAPEIEGAKELIKFLCKNNIVVSAGHTKATYKETIEGIEWGISHATHLFNAMTGFQHREPGVVGAIFDTDITTEAICDGIHIAYPSIRVALKQKTTDNMILITDAMSACGMAEGTYSLGGQAVFVKEGAARLENGALAGSILTLDKAIKNVLDNTKYELYEIVKMATSNAARHCGVEYRKGKIKEGYDADLVLFDENIDIKLVIVNGKIVVNNLE, encoded by the coding sequence ATGCTAATAAAAAACTGTAGAATTGTATATGAAGATAAATGTGAGAAGGGTGCAGTATCTTTAAATTCATCAAAAATTGAAGCTGTAAACCCTGAAGATTATATAGATGATGAGGTAATTGATGCAGAAGGACTATATCTAGCTCCTGGATTTATCGATATCCATATCCACGGGGCAGGAGGGTATGATACCATGGATGGCAACTATGAGGCATTAAATAATATTTCTAAAACTATAGTAAATAGCGGTACAACCTCTTACCTTCCTACTACAATGACTTGTGACATGGAGGATATTAAGAAAGCTATTTCTGCTATAGCAGAGGCTGTGAATAGAGGTACAGAAGGAGCTAACGTATTAGGTGCGCATCTTGAGGGACCATTTATCAGCCTTTTTGCAATAGGTGCGCAAAATCCAAAGTTCATTAAGTGGCCTTCAATAGAAACCTTTGTAGAAATAGTTCAGGACAAAATATCCTATATTAAGGCAGTGACTTTGGCTCCAGAAATAGAAGGTGCCAAAGAGCTTATAAAGTTTTTATGCAAAAATAATATAGTAGTATCTGCTGGCCATACGAAAGCAACTTATAAGGAAACAATCGAGGGGATAGAATGGGGAATCTCTCATGCTACTCATTTATTTAATGCCATGACCGGGTTTCAGCATAGAGAACCAGGAGTAGTAGGAGCGATATTTGATACTGATATAACTACAGAAGCTATATGTGACGGCATTCATATCGCCTATCCATCCATCAGAGTTGCACTAAAGCAAAAAACTACTGACAATATGATTCTTATTACTGATGCTATGAGCGCATGTGGAATGGCAGAAGGGACCTATTCACTGGGTGGCCAAGCTGTATTTGTAAAAGAAGGAGCTGCTAGGCTTGAAAATGGTGCTTTGGCAGGATCTATACTTACTTTAGATAAAGCCATCAAAAACGTTCTTGATAATACGAAATATGAGCTTTATGAAATAGTGAAAATGGCGACTAGCAACGCAGCAAGACACTGTGGGGTAGAGTATAGAAAAGGGAAAATAAAGGAAGGCTATGATGCTGATTTAGTTTTATTCGATGAAAATATAGATATTAAACTAGTTATAGTAAATGGAAAGATTGTGGTGAATAATTTAGAGTAA
- a CDS encoding carbohydrate ABC transporter permease, with translation MQKIQKASADEIVIKKKISKSNVKEWISAYLFLAPMLVLFVTFVIYPMIKGIYISFFDYSLRNFKFIGLTNYKNIFHDQIFIKSLVNTLIIVLANVPIVILLSLGVSLIIYKKPSGARSFFRGVFYLPTVASVVSITVVWGWILHPNFGILNYLTGLFGMQPLGWLGDPRTALKCIIAILVTLSVGQPIILYVAALGNVDPTYLEAAEIDGATPWQVFKNVTWPLLMPTTLYIVIITTINSFQCFSIIQLLTSGGPAFSTETIMYLVYERAFTLNQYGVASSMGCVLAIIIMIISIIQFKFFGTEVEY, from the coding sequence ATGCAAAAGATACAGAAGGCAAGCGCCGATGAAATTGTTATAAAGAAAAAAATAAGCAAATCAAATGTTAAAGAATGGATTTCTGCTTATCTTTTCCTTGCACCTATGTTAGTTTTATTTGTAACGTTTGTAATCTATCCTATGATTAAAGGTATATATATAAGTTTTTTTGATTATTCACTAAGAAATTTTAAGTTTATTGGACTTACAAATTATAAGAACATATTTCATGATCAAATTTTTATAAAGTCTTTAGTTAATACTCTAATAATAGTTTTGGCTAATGTACCTATTGTAATTTTATTATCCTTAGGTGTTTCTCTAATAATATACAAAAAGCCATCAGGAGCACGTTCTTTCTTTAGAGGGGTATTTTACTTACCTACAGTTGCGTCAGTAGTAAGTATCACTGTAGTATGGGGTTGGATACTTCACCCTAATTTTGGTATTCTAAATTATTTGACAGGATTATTTGGAATGCAGCCATTAGGATGGCTGGGAGATCCAAGAACTGCTTTAAAGTGTATAATAGCCATACTTGTAACTCTATCGGTTGGACAACCAATTATATTATATGTTGCAGCATTAGGTAATGTGGATCCAACTTATTTAGAAGCTGCAGAAATAGATGGTGCTACACCATGGCAGGTATTCAAAAACGTAACATGGCCTCTATTAATGCCTACTACATTATATATTGTTATTATAACTACTATAAACTCATTCCAATGTTTCTCTATAATTCAACTTTTAACTTCAGGTGGACCAGCATTTTCAACAGAAACTATTATGTACTTAGTATATGAAAGAGCATTCACCTTAAATCAGTACGGAGTTGCTTCATCAATGGGTTGTGTTCTTGCAATTATAATAATGATAATATCAATAATACAGTTCAAGTTCTTTGGAACTGAAGTTGAATATTAG
- a CDS encoding (2Fe-2S) ferredoxin domain-containing protein → MKTIEDLKNIKKATFQRVNQGTNRKTTRIVVGMATCGLAAGAEPVYDAIVDEVNKLGLTNVVVVKTGCIGVCRLEPIVEIIKPGEEKVTYVNMSPYKARRVIASHVLVGAVMKDYTIHVVQGKILNDYKIESD, encoded by the coding sequence ATGAAAACCATTGAAGATCTTAAAAATATAAAAAAAGCGACCTTTCAGAGAGTTAACCAAGGCACCAATAGAAAAACCACAAGAATAGTTGTAGGAATGGCAACCTGTGGACTAGCAGCTGGAGCAGAGCCTGTATATGATGCAATTGTAGATGAAGTTAATAAGCTTGGCCTTACTAATGTGGTTGTAGTGAAAACTGGATGTATAGGTGTGTGCAGATTAGAGCCAATAGTTGAAATTATAAAACCTGGGGAGGAAAAGGTTACTTATGTAAATATGTCTCCCTATAAAGCAAGAAGAGTAATTGCTAGTCATGTGCTTGTGGGGGCTGTTATGAAGGATTATACCATTCATGTTGTTCAGGGAAAAATTTTAAATGATTATAAAATAGAAAGCGACTAG
- the nuoE gene encoding NADH-quinone oxidoreductase subunit NuoE, which produces MCEKNCCCNFDENDDRFSNIKQIIKEHKAVKGALIPVLHETQRIYGYIPERIMQVASEEFNIPVSEIYGVATFYSQFALEPKGKHIIKVCLGTACYVKGSQDIMDRLCSLLEIQVGKTTEDGLFTLEAARCLGGCGLAPVMMIDDKVYGKLIPDDVIKIIEEYKALE; this is translated from the coding sequence TTGTGTGAAAAAAATTGTTGCTGCAATTTTGACGAAAATGATGACAGATTCAGCAATATTAAGCAAATCATTAAGGAGCATAAAGCTGTAAAAGGTGCTCTCATTCCTGTACTTCACGAAACTCAAAGAATATACGGATATATACCTGAAAGAATTATGCAAGTAGCTTCTGAAGAATTTAATATTCCAGTGTCTGAGATATATGGAGTAGCCACTTTTTACTCTCAATTTGCCTTAGAGCCGAAAGGAAAGCATATTATAAAGGTTTGTCTAGGTACTGCCTGCTATGTTAAGGGCTCCCAAGATATTATGGATAGATTGTGCAGCCTATTAGAGATTCAGGTAGGAAAAACTACAGAAGATGGACTATTTACTTTAGAGGCTGCCAGATGTTTAGGGGGATGCGGACTTGCTCCTGTAATGATGATTGATGATAAAGTGTACGGAAAGCTTATCCCGGATGACGTAATTAAAATAATTGAAGAATATAAAGCTTTGGAATAA
- a CDS encoding NADH-dependent [FeFe] hydrogenase, group A6: METVKLRIDGIQVEVPKGTTVLEAARSVGIEIPTLCFLKEINEVASCRVCVVEVGKKLIGACTLTCENGMEVKTNTTDVREARKMVVELLLSNHKRECTTCVRSENCELQKLSKDLNIRDIKYVGEKTESEIDDSSASIVRDAEKCILCGRCINTCSKVQSVGAINFSMRGFNTKVTALYDRPISETTCINCGQCIMACPVGALYERDSIKEVWKAIANPDKYVVVQTAPAIRVALGEEFGLPIGTRVTGRMAAALKKLGFDKVFDTDFAADLTIMEEGTELINRLLSGGALPLMTSCCPGWVKFVEHNYKDMLDNLSTCKSPSEMEGALIKSYFAEKMDIDPEKIVVVSIMPCVAKKFEGGREELSKDSMKDIDYVLTTRELAQMIKEAGIDFVNLKDEEFDNPFGESTGASVIFGATGGVAEAALRTIFEILSGKDIETVNYTAVRGTGGIKEAAIELPNGITINAAVINGLNNARQVLDAMQNGEKHYDFIEVMACPGGCVTGGGQPIVNSKVREKVDVKALRAKSIYDEDEALTIRKSHKNPYIMKIYDEFLIEPNGHLSHELLHTRYVKRSKF; encoded by the coding sequence ATGGAAACAGTAAAACTTAGAATAGATGGTATACAAGTTGAAGTACCTAAAGGTACTACAGTACTTGAAGCTGCAAGGTCAGTTGGAATTGAGATTCCTACGCTTTGCTTCCTGAAGGAAATAAATGAAGTAGCAAGCTGTAGAGTATGTGTTGTTGAAGTGGGCAAGAAACTCATAGGAGCTTGCACTTTAACTTGTGAAAATGGTATGGAAGTAAAAACTAACACTACAGATGTAAGAGAAGCAAGAAAAATGGTGGTAGAGCTTTTACTTTCAAATCATAAAAGAGAATGCACCACTTGTGTAAGAAGTGAAAATTGTGAGCTTCAGAAGCTATCTAAGGATTTAAATATTCGAGATATTAAATATGTAGGTGAAAAGACAGAATCTGAAATAGATGATTCTTCAGCTTCAATTGTTAGGGACGCTGAAAAATGTATTCTTTGTGGAAGATGCATAAATACCTGTAGTAAGGTACAAAGTGTAGGTGCTATTAATTTTTCTATGAGAGGCTTCAATACCAAGGTAACTGCCTTATATGACAGACCAATTTCTGAAACTACCTGCATAAATTGCGGTCAGTGCATAATGGCTTGTCCGGTTGGTGCTCTCTATGAAAGGGATAGTATAAAGGAAGTTTGGAAGGCTATAGCTAATCCTGATAAATATGTGGTGGTTCAAACAGCACCTGCAATAAGAGTAGCTCTTGGAGAAGAATTTGGACTTCCAATAGGTACAAGAGTTACTGGAAGGATGGCAGCAGCACTGAAAAAGCTTGGTTTTGATAAAGTATTTGATACAGATTTTGCAGCAGATTTGACTATTATGGAGGAAGGTACAGAGCTTATAAACAGGCTACTCAGTGGAGGAGCACTGCCTCTTATGACCTCCTGCTGCCCTGGTTGGGTAAAATTTGTAGAGCATAATTATAAAGATATGCTTGATAATTTATCAACCTGCAAGTCTCCAAGTGAAATGGAAGGCGCATTAATAAAGTCCTATTTTGCAGAGAAGATGGATATAGATCCGGAAAAAATAGTAGTTGTATCAATTATGCCCTGTGTAGCTAAAAAGTTTGAAGGTGGTAGAGAAGAACTGTCGAAGGACAGTATGAAGGATATAGATTATGTGCTTACCACAAGAGAGCTTGCTCAAATGATAAAGGAGGCTGGAATAGATTTTGTAAATCTAAAGGATGAAGAATTTGATAATCCCTTTGGAGAATCTACAGGTGCTTCTGTAATATTTGGAGCTACTGGAGGAGTCGCAGAGGCTGCTCTTAGAACAATCTTTGAAATACTTTCAGGAAAAGATATAGAAACTGTTAACTATACAGCTGTTCGTGGCACAGGTGGAATAAAGGAAGCTGCAATAGAACTGCCCAACGGCATTACCATAAATGCTGCAGTAATAAATGGACTCAATAATGCAAGGCAAGTTTTAGATGCTATGCAAAATGGTGAAAAGCATTATGATTTTATTGAAGTAATGGCCTGCCCAGGCGGCTGTGTAACAGGTGGAGGTCAGCCAATAGTCAATTCTAAAGTAAGAGAAAAGGTAGACGTAAAGGCTTTAAGAGCAAAGTCTATTTATGATGAGGACGAGGCTTTAACTATTAGAAAATCACACAAGAATCCGTATATTATGAAGATATATGATGAGTTCTTAATTGAGCCAAATGGACACTTAAGCCATGAATTACTTCATACGCGCTATGTGAAGAGAAGTAAATTCTAG
- a CDS encoding ABC transporter substrate-binding protein: MKKIKALTLLLALSMTASVFSACGKKETADNSKAADSNKPVEITWWDYPNYQTGTAGDYEKKIIENFNKKYPNIKVNLQMIDFASGPQKLNTAIASNSAPDLVYDYPGRIIDYARNGVMAPLDDMFTDDFKKDVPEAITNSCKLDGHYYMYPINTAPNMMVFNKTMLDKAGLTNMLPLNKPDRLWTNDEYYALLKAIKEKVPGIAAPSAVYAKSSAGDQGTRPYIANMGGGEIVSKDLSKYTFNSAGNAAALQWLADSVKSGLTLKGGEALASNDMIDMFLAQKIAVSILYNPVLKASSQSKKSSAFEEVYVPYPTPSLSQKPFLEAFIGGIGVFDNKDKDKVAAAKKLADFIANDPAMFKQNLVSTGGFSVRSSVTGLYNDAEAKYAEGMIKYLGTYYNAVPGFAEMRTYYFPMLQQVLLGQTTPQKGLDDFVNKANATLTKK, translated from the coding sequence ATGAAAAAAATAAAAGCACTTACATTATTGCTAGCACTTTCAATGACAGCTTCTGTATTTTCAGCATGTGGAAAAAAAGAAACAGCAGACAATTCAAAAGCTGCGGATAGTAATAAACCTGTAGAAATAACTTGGTGGGATTATCCAAACTATCAAACTGGAACTGCAGGAGATTATGAAAAGAAAATAATTGAAAACTTTAATAAAAAGTATCCAAACATAAAAGTTAATCTACAAATGATAGACTTTGCAAGTGGTCCACAAAAGCTTAATACAGCAATTGCATCAAATTCAGCTCCAGACTTAGTTTACGACTATCCAGGAAGAATAATCGACTATGCAAGAAATGGTGTTATGGCACCACTTGATGATATGTTCACAGATGATTTTAAGAAGGATGTACCAGAAGCTATAACAAACTCATGTAAGTTAGATGGACATTATTACATGTACCCAATTAATACAGCACCAAACATGATGGTATTTAATAAAACGATGCTTGATAAAGCAGGACTTACAAATATGCTTCCACTTAATAAACCGGATAGATTATGGACAAATGATGAATACTATGCATTATTAAAAGCTATAAAGGAAAAGGTTCCAGGAATAGCAGCACCATCAGCAGTTTATGCTAAGTCAAGTGCTGGAGACCAAGGAACTAGACCATATATAGCTAATATGGGCGGAGGAGAAATAGTATCTAAAGATTTATCAAAATATACTTTTAACAGTGCTGGCAATGCAGCTGCACTTCAGTGGCTAGCTGATTCTGTTAAATCAGGATTAACTTTAAAAGGCGGAGAAGCTCTTGCATCTAATGATATGATTGATATGTTTTTAGCACAAAAGATTGCAGTTTCAATATTATATAACCCAGTATTAAAAGCTTCCAGCCAATCAAAGAAATCTTCTGCATTTGAAGAAGTATACGTTCCATATCCAACACCAAGCCTTTCACAAAAGCCATTCCTTGAGGCTTTTATTGGAGGTATAGGAGTATTTGACAATAAAGATAAAGACAAAGTTGCAGCAGCTAAAAAGCTTGCAGATTTCATAGCTAATGATCCAGCTATGTTTAAACAAAACTTAGTTTCAACTGGTGGTTTCTCAGTTAGATCCTCAGTTACTGGCTTATATAATGATGCTGAAGCTAAATATGCAGAAGGCATGATTAAATATTTAGGAACATACTACAATGCTGTTCCAGGATTTGCAGAAATGAGAACTTATTACTTCCCAATGCTTCAACAAGTATTACTTGGTCAAACAACTCCACAAAAGGGATTGGATGACTTTGTTAATAAGGCAAATGCTACGCTTACTAAAAAATAA
- a CDS encoding NADH-quinone oxidoreductase subunit NuoF, translating into MDFYRSQVLVCGGDGCCDPHSADIYKFFKTELKRHNVDHEIELIKTGCLGLCELGPVVIVYPEGTFYSKVTVEDIPEIVEEHLVNNRVVERLIHKAEGDGRVRNLNELSFFKKQVRIALRNCGIIDPENIDEYIAFDGYSALGKVLTTITSKEVIEVIKQSGLRGRGGGGFPTGKKWEFAAVQDNPEKYIICNADEGDPGAFMDRSVLEGDPHSVLEAMTIGGYAIGANKGFIYVRAEYPVAVQRLYTAIEQSKEYGLLGDNILGTGFKFDIEIRLGAGAFVCGEETALMQSIEGKRGMPMPKPPFPAVSGLWGKPTVINNVETYANIVPIMLNGAEWFRSIGTEKSPGTKVFALGGKITNTGLVEIPMGTTLRETIYEIGGGIPNAKEFKAVQTGGPSGGCIPSQNLDTPIEYDTLTALGSMMGSGGMIVMDEDNCMVDVARFFLDFTKDESCGKCTPCRIGTKRLLELLEKITHGKGTLEDVDALEELGKVIKKAALCGLGQTAPNPVLSTLHYFKDEYVAHVTDKKCPAKVCKPLIRYVILEDKCKGCGLCTRNCSQGAINGRIRELHSIDPEVCIRCGLCMSVCKFRAIVKV; encoded by the coding sequence ATGGATTTTTATCGTTCACAGGTATTGGTCTGTGGTGGTGATGGCTGCTGCGATCCTCACTCTGCAGATATTTATAAATTTTTTAAAACAGAACTTAAAAGGCATAATGTTGACCATGAAATTGAACTTATAAAAACTGGCTGCTTAGGGCTTTGTGAGCTTGGTCCTGTAGTTATAGTTTATCCGGAAGGAACCTTTTACAGCAAGGTAACAGTAGAGGATATACCTGAAATTGTAGAAGAACATTTAGTTAACAATAGAGTAGTAGAAAGACTGATTCATAAGGCAGAAGGGGATGGAAGAGTTAGAAATTTAAATGAACTTAGCTTTTTTAAAAAGCAAGTAAGAATTGCTTTAAGGAATTGCGGAATTATTGATCCTGAAAATATAGATGAGTACATAGCTTTTGATGGTTATAGTGCTCTAGGAAAAGTATTAACTACTATAACGTCTAAAGAAGTTATAGAGGTGATAAAGCAGTCTGGCCTTAGAGGTAGAGGAGGCGGAGGCTTTCCAACCGGGAAAAAGTGGGAGTTTGCAGCTGTACAGGATAATCCTGAAAAATATATAATCTGCAACGCAGATGAAGGAGATCCCGGCGCATTTATGGACCGTTCTGTACTTGAAGGAGATCCTCATTCTGTACTTGAGGCTATGACCATTGGCGGTTATGCAATAGGTGCAAATAAAGGGTTTATATATGTTAGAGCGGAATATCCTGTGGCGGTACAAAGGCTATATACAGCTATTGAACAGTCAAAGGAATATGGACTTTTAGGTGACAATATTTTAGGAACTGGTTTTAAATTTGATATTGAAATAAGGCTAGGTGCAGGTGCATTTGTATGCGGAGAAGAAACTGCACTTATGCAGTCTATTGAGGGCAAGAGAGGAATGCCTATGCCCAAACCACCATTCCCAGCTGTCAGCGGATTATGGGGCAAGCCTACAGTAATAAATAATGTTGAGACTTATGCAAATATAGTGCCTATAATGCTTAATGGGGCTGAATGGTTCAGGAGCATAGGAACAGAAAAGAGTCCTGGTACAAAGGTATTTGCACTAGGTGGAAAGATTACTAATACAGGTCTAGTTGAAATACCAATGGGAACTACTTTAAGAGAGACTATTTATGAAATAGGAGGAGGAATTCCAAACGCAAAAGAATTTAAAGCAGTGCAAACTGGAGGACCTTCAGGCGGATGTATACCTTCACAAAATCTAGATACTCCAATTGAATATGATACATTAACCGCTTTAGGGTCGATGATGGGCTCCGGCGGAATGATAGTTATGGATGAAGATAACTGCATGGTGGACGTTGCAAGATTCTTTTTAGACTTTACTAAGGATGAGTCTTGTGGCAAGTGTACTCCTTGTAGAATTGGAACAAAGAGGCTGCTGGAATTACTAGAAAAAATTACTCATGGTAAAGGGACTTTGGAAGATGTTGATGCCCTTGAGGAATTGGGCAAGGTAATTAAAAAGGCAGCACTCTGCGGATTAGGTCAGACTGCTCCAAATCCAGTGCTTTCGACATTACACTATTTTAAAGATGAATATGTAGCTCATGTAACTGACAAGAAATGCCCTGCTAAGGTTTGTAAGCCATTAATTAGGTATGTGATACTTGAAGATAAATGTAAGGGATGTGGATTATGCACTAGAAATTGCAGCCAGGGTGCAATAAATGGAAGGATAAGAGAATTACATTCAATAGATCCTGAAGTTTGCATAAGATGTGGTCTTTGCATGAGTGTATGTAAGTTTAGAGCAATAGTTAAGGTGTGA
- a CDS encoding GntR family transcriptional regulator — MLDKNSSVPIYVQLEEVVKDKIKNREYLPGEELPTERELTELYGVSRMTIRQVITNLVHKGILYRIPGKGAFVSKEVIEKKLEIESFSEDMRKRGLVPGSKVIEFEKVEPSDEIREKLKLPKGEQIYLLNRLRLADDEPMAIEYCYLPEKFFPNIIKYNMVHCSLYTIMKEEYNIHFNYMKQSLKAANLNKKEAEMLLGKPKGVGLVSERLMYNIEEVPIEFTKTIYNAERYTFNMVLFNNNN; from the coding sequence ATGCTTGATAAAAACTCATCGGTGCCAATTTATGTTCAATTGGAAGAGGTGGTAAAAGATAAAATTAAAAATAGAGAATATTTGCCTGGGGAAGAACTGCCAACAGAAAGAGAGCTTACAGAGTTATATGGTGTAAGTAGAATGACTATAAGGCAAGTTATTACTAATCTTGTGCACAAAGGGATTCTTTACAGGATTCCAGGCAAGGGAGCTTTTGTATCAAAGGAAGTAATAGAGAAAAAACTTGAAATTGAAAGCTTTAGTGAAGATATGAGAAAGAGAGGACTTGTTCCTGGAAGCAAAGTAATAGAGTTTGAAAAAGTTGAGCCTAGTGATGAAATAAGAGAAAAGCTTAAGTTACCTAAAGGTGAACAAATATATCTTTTAAACAGACTTAGACTAGCTGATGATGAGCCAATGGCTATAGAGTACTGCTATTTGCCGGAAAAGTTTTTCCCTAATATTATAAAATACAATATGGTTCATTGCTCCCTCTACACAATAATGAAAGAAGAATATAATATTCATTTTAATTATATGAAGCAAAGCCTAAAGGCAGCTAATCTTAATAAAAAAGAGGCTGAAATGCTGCTTGGAAAACCTAAAGGGGTGGGACTTGTTTCAGAAAGACTTATGTACAATATTGAGGAAGTTCCTATTGAATTTACTAAGACAATTTATAATGCTGAACGATATACCTTTAATATGGTTTTGTTTAATAATAATAATTAA
- a CDS encoding carbohydrate ABC transporter permease, whose protein sequence is MVLLLILTIIFMFPFYWILTGSFKPQNVTVQIPPQWFPKNPTFQNYIDLAKNPLFSWTMNSFFIAFATMLVVCLTATMAGYALAKKRFPGRNILFWLLIMAMALPKQVVMIPLFTILSKLHWINTYQALILPAAGWPFGVFLMKQFTTGLPGELLEAAKIDGCSEFRIFWSIVVPLVKPGIGALAIFTFISSWNDYFMQLIIIRSSKMMTLPLGVALLQQEFTTNYGAIMAGAALASLPMIIIFICFQNTFTQGITMGAVKG, encoded by the coding sequence ATGGTATTACTATTAATATTAACTATAATTTTCATGTTCCCATTCTATTGGATATTAACTGGATCTTTTAAACCACAAAATGTCACTGTTCAAATTCCACCACAGTGGTTTCCTAAAAATCCAACGTTCCAAAACTATATAGATCTTGCAAAAAATCCATTGTTCTCATGGACAATGAACAGCTTCTTTATAGCATTTGCTACTATGCTTGTAGTATGTTTGACTGCAACAATGGCAGGATATGCACTTGCTAAAAAGAGATTTCCAGGCAGGAATATACTGTTTTGGTTACTTATCATGGCTATGGCATTGCCAAAGCAAGTAGTAATGATACCTTTATTCACAATATTATCTAAACTTCATTGGATAAATACTTATCAAGCGCTTATACTTCCGGCAGCTGGCTGGCCATTTGGAGTATTTCTTATGAAGCAATTTACTACAGGATTACCAGGTGAGCTTTTAGAAGCTGCAAAAATAGACGGATGCTCAGAATTTAGAATCTTCTGGAGTATTGTTGTCCCATTAGTAAAGCCAGGAATAGGCGCGCTTGCTATATTTACTTTTATAAGTTCATGGAATGATTACTTTATGCAGCTTATAATAATAAGAAGTTCTAAAATGATGACTTTACCACTAGGAGTAGCATTATTACAACAAGAATTTACAACAAACTATGGTGCAATAATGGCTGGAGCAGCTTTAGCATCACTCCCAATGATAATTATATTTATCTGTTTCCAAAATACATTTACACAAGGTATTACAATGGGAGCTGTTAAGGGTTAA
- a CDS encoding YhcH/YjgK/YiaL family protein yields the protein MIYDNIKNSERYEGLNINFKKAFEFLKRSDLKDLAAGRYEIDSDNVFALVQTYETMHLESKDYEVHKKYIDVQYMVKGEENMGFSQIDSLNVKNSYNDESDAMIMDGDKVLYKLREGEFFIFFPEEPHMPGIMKDEKREVKKIVIKIKA from the coding sequence ATGATATATGATAATATTAAAAACAGTGAAAGATATGAAGGGTTAAATATAAATTTCAAAAAAGCATTTGAATTTCTTAAGCGTTCAGATTTAAAAGACCTAGCAGCTGGTAGATACGAAATAGACAGTGACAATGTTTTTGCACTAGTTCAAACCTATGAAACAATGCATTTAGAAAGTAAGGACTATGAGGTTCATAAAAAATATATAGATGTGCAGTATATGGTAAAGGGTGAAGAAAACATGGGCTTTTCTCAAATTGACAGCCTAAATGTTAAAAATTCTTATAATGATGAGTCAGATGCTATGATTATGGATGGAGATAAGGTATTATATAAATTAAGAGAAGGTGAATTTTTTATCTTTTTTCCAGAAGAGCCTCACATGCCTGGAATAATGAAAGATGAAAAAAGAGAAGTAAAGAAGATAGTGATTAAGATAAAAGCTTGA